The Tenrec ecaudatus isolate mTenEca1 chromosome 12, mTenEca1.hap1, whole genome shotgun sequence genomic interval ccagtgggtctcaaccttcctcatgccgagaccctttaatgtggttcctcatgttgtggggacccccaaccataaaattattttcattgctacttcatcactgtacattttgctactgttctgaattgtcatgtaaatatctgatatacagaatgtattttcatggttacagattgaacataattaaagcatagtgattcatcaaaaaatatgcaattatatattgtgaaatatttgtttctaattacaaatcaatgagattttgtcttgaagcatggtgtagcatgggtaacagtcttcacgccgggtactcatatgtgggtgtatctgtatgtgggtggacccacctggagacggatagaagaGCGGTGTCTTGATTCCTAAGTCCATCAgatatatgtgttttccgatagccttaggcgacccctgtgaaaaggtcatttgacccccccaaggggttgcaatccacaggtggagaaccgctggtctagcccCTTGATTCCAGATGGAAGTTGTCTCTTCCTTAGGGTCCCCAGCCTCCATGAAGATCAGAAACCTCAAGTGTTTGTTTCCTCGACATATAAGCGGAGACAGATTTCCCAAGGTGACTTCTCAGCTCTTCATCACCTTGTCCACACGCTCCCTCCAGTGGACAGAGCAATCAGAGAGGCCTGAGTCCTCCTGCCCCAGCACCTGTGGAGACGGCAGCTGACATGGCAAAGAGGATGGTCCCAATGTGATTGGATATCTTGCAATGAGGCGCTCACCCCGGATTATTGGaagcaaggtgaggctgtctgttcctcaaGAGGGGTGCCGTGGGAGAGCCAGCATTGGGTGGCTATTGATtgaaattgactctgtggcagtgggtttgattttggggTTTGAGCTATCAAAGAGCAGATTAAGCAAGCAGCCAAAAAAAAAGACCAGATGGGGGCAGGATGGATGCCATGTCCCGTGAAATCTCTAAGAAACAGAAGCTAAAAAGGCCGAGATGTTTCCCCAGAGCCATGGCCTGCTGGGGTCTGGGGTTCAGGCGGCCAACCTCCTGGGTTCAGAAAACAAGGATCTGTTACATCCACCAGCTTGTGGTATTTCCGTTGCGGCAGCATTAGAGAGCGAAGACACCAGCCGATTGTCTCGCTATGAAACACGCAGCTACATAGGAGCCAGGTTATTTGTGCTTGCCGGGGGTCAGAGGAAGGCGCTGTTGTCCAGGGGTGACTGAGTTGACATGCATGGTGGGAAAGGCAGGCACAACAGTGGCCCCACTGGAGGGAGAATGTAAGCAATGTCATGGAATTAGACACATGGAAAGGGTGAGGGGAGGGCTCAAGGGTGCCCTTCAAAAAACAGCCTCTGTGTTCCAAGTCCCTCTTCCCTGTATAACTGCCCCCTTCAGGTCTGAGTCTCAGGAAACACtcctgacccccaccccaactccaaccctgacccccacccctactcccatcctgaccctgacccccacccctaattcccaccctgacccccacctctactctgaccctgacccccacccctactcccaccctgacccccacccctactcccaccccGTTAGCAACAAGGCTTTTTCACAGCAAATACTAGTAAGGGACATTAACCTGGCTGGGGAAATGGGGGGGCCTGGGCCCAGCCAATGAGCCCGGTGGTTGGTgccgtggttatgcgttgggctgctagctacaaatttggcagttcaaaaccaccaggccgctcctcagaagaaagatggggctctccatCGGAAACTtagaggggcggttctaccctgtcgtatggTCGGCACTGACACTGCTatgtgtcagcatcaactcgatgccaGTAGTTTGAATGGGCATCGACTCAACCGTAATACGTTTTTGCTTGCTTTCCGGGGCTGGGGGGAGTGGCAACACTGATAGACAGGTAAAGCTGTCTTTCTAGTCACAGCTGCAAGCCCATTTCTCTGCAGGCCATTGGGGCCACCCCCACTGGGATCATCCTAGGATATGGGAGAGACAAGACTCCTGGGGAGACAGGGCAGGGCCAAGGCCAAGTCAAGCTGGAGCTGCTGATAACCTTTCGGCAGCACAGCAAGCTGGGTCTGCCTGAACCGAAGGATCTTGCTGATTCTTCCCCTCGTGGGCCATCTGCACCCCAGGGCCaatgcctctccctctcctctcccccacttGTGTGCATCTTCCAGCCCACCTTTCTAGGGACTCTATTCTTCTCCCGTGTCTCAGTTTCTCCCTGCTGGGTGATGGTGGAGTTGCAGGGGGCAGTGTCATTTCTGGGTGATTCTGACACATGGGAGCTTGAAAATACAAACAGACTCCCAGACAAGCATGGACAGGCAAGGACTCTGAGGGAAGTGAGCACCAAGCAACCCTGAAAGAGGCTCCAGATGGTGAAACGTGAGTTCTCCAACAGTCAAGGGGTATAGAAGcattccttctttcttccttggatatgtaggtttaaGGGTCAGTCAATGGCAGAGCTAAGGGGGAATCTTAAGAATTAACTTGCTGAATTTCATGTCCTGGTTCCAAAGGGAGGAACTGAACCCCAAGAAGTGAGCTGCTGACTCCCAGCCCAGCCCTAGACCCACAGGCGCTCATTCCCCCAGATGGGGAGGAGAAGTGGGAGGAACTAGAGGGTACGAGCCCAATGAGAAAGAAGTGGAAGCCAAGGGGCAGGTCCCCAACATTCCTTGCTttagttttaaaaatgtattttattcaACTTGGAAAATGAATACAAATCTGAGGGTggtttgggggctggggaggcgaggaggaagaaggaagcaGGAGTGGTGGCATGGGGATGCGCACCACAGTGGCTGTCTCCTGTGCCTGCTCTGGAGGCTGGGGTGAAGGTGGAGGAGCAGACAGCTCAGGTCCGGAGGAAAACcatggtgaggaggcctggggagGGTGGATGGACAGAAAGAATGGAGTCAAATGAacatcctggggctcccagcccactTCCTGGCCCTGGTTCCCCAGAGACTGTACTCACCCAAGACATAAGCTGCCACCAACTTCTGTCCCAGGGAGACATGCAAGATGTGGGGCAGCTGGCTGCCCAGTTCATCGTGGAGTGGGAGCAACAGGAAGGCCACAGCAACAATGCCcgtcagcaggaagaggaggaaggagcTGGTGGCGAGTTGTGGGTGGGCATCTGGGAAACAAAGTTTATCAGCAgctccaacccagtccagcctAGGCCCTTGGTCCGACTCAAGTTTCTACTGAGGGAGGCCAAACTGGCTGGTTGAGGGCGGAGAGTGCCCCCATGCCTGCCCAAGGCCACTTCAATGTCCCTCTCCTCTCAGGCACCCCTGTCCCCACAGTCACAAGTAATCCTCCTCCTCTGGTCCCTGTTTTTGCCCTGAGCACCTATTTGACAGGCAGgagcttctttctctctctcccatatGCAACATACACCTTGGTATAACCTAACTGGTCAACACACAGCTGGCATACCATAGGAAGAATGAAAGTTGGAGCCAACAAACTTCTCTAAGTAAAAGCCGGACCAGAGGCACTGCAAAATTTTCTTTCATCGAACCTGATAACTGCGTACATATTATGTATACTAATATATAGTTACATTTTTAGTATATATTATAATTCTACATCTCAATTCCACCTTTCCACCAAACGGCAGAAGACTGAGCAGGAAGATGCCTTCCAATCCAATGGGCTCACCGGTAAGCCAATAccagctcctccctccctacAGAACTCAAACTTTCCcatttccaactcactctcctgGAAGTGCCtggcggtggggggtgggtgtggtGTCCTGCCAGGAGGCACTGATGGGGGCGCCGCTGAGTCCTGCCCAGCCTGAAGCTCAAGAGGGTAGGCTGGAGCCCTCAGGACTGAGGGGATGTCCTTGCGTCCCACCACTCGCCCTTCGGCCCCCTCCTCAGACAGCTCAATGCGGAAACGGTCCTGGACATCGTAGTGGCTGGGAATGGGGGCCACGTGGCGAATCACTCTGATCCCAGGGGAAGAGAAATTCCAGGAGAGAAATGAGTGGGCGTCAACGTTCCCTGTGGATCCAGCCCCTCCCCtcacctacccccccccccccgaacttctccccaacctcccaggGTTTTTTCCCTGAAGGACAAAGGGCAAAGGATGGGGAAAGCGGGTTGAGGAAGAGGTCTGAGATCTAAGACACCAGTGCTGGGAATTTAACGAGGGGTACCCTAACCCCGGGTTTCCATCAGCCCCGCCCCCCAACTCACATATCGATACAGGACTGAGGTTTCACGTAGCCCTCGGCGTCGAAAACTGTATATTTGGCAGGTGCTGTGCACAGGACTAAGGAATACAGATACAAAGAAACCGCCGATTGCCTCATAGCCAACCCTTGcccctcggggtgggggtgggagcggaCACTGGGGCCACCTGGACTTTCACCCCAGGGCTGGACATGCCTCCGCCAGtcacccctgccctccctccccgctcgagTCCCCTGCCACCAATCTCAAGATCCCTAACACGAGGTCCCCACCCCATCACCTCGGAAGCGAAGCGCAGCTCCCGTGGGGTTATAGAGGGTCAGCAGCTGTCGGGGTCCGCTCCGTTGGTCTGCCCTGAACACTAGATCAGGGGGAAAGACAAGGACCGGGACAACGGGTCCCGAGGGAGGAGGGGCGCCCCGGGACCCCCGCCCAGGGGCCCCCGGACCCACCAGCGCCtggtcctggagcgccccacggCGCATGCAGGCTCTGGGCGGTCGGACATCCGAGGGCAGAGCTCAGGGGACAAGGCCTTGGAGGGTAGAGCTGGGCGAGCGCGGGAGGCGAGAGGGGACTGGATGAGACCGTGGGGGGCGGCCTGGAACCCCACTGCAGCCTCGGAACCACCTAAAGGGGCCTCcgtcaacccccacccaggagacCAAAGCCGTTCCGCTTTCTAAGTCGGCTTTTGGGCCCCGCCCCTAGCTTCACCGAGCTGGTCACGCCCACCCCGCTGAAGCCTGCCCCCGGCTCCGCCGCTGGCCCGGCGCTTCCTCCCCAGGAACCCCGCCCACCCGGACCCCGCCCCTTCCGGCACCGGCCCGGAGCCCCGCCTCTTCCGCCGGCTCCATCCCGCCTGCAGCGTCCGCGAGAGCTGCTTGGTGCTTCCACCTCGCCCCGGCGGCTCCTGGCATTCGCCTCACCTCTGGGCCCTCGCCCGTGCCCATCAGCGGTGCCAGACCCGGGATGCCATCTTCTCGGCCGCCCGTGATTGGCTTGGCCCCGGTGATGGCACCTTTTTACTGGCGTTTCAGGTGGGGAGCACGCCTGCCCTAGCGTGTGCTGGAGAAGATGGAGGCGGGGCTGGAAGCCGGGCCTTTGTTAAATTCTGCCTCCTCCCCTCCAGAACCaaacctccctctcccttgaaaccctccctcccagcccaaGACTCACGTAGGAACACCCAAAGCCCGTTTGGCATCGTGCATTAAGCGTTGAGGGCTAACCGCAATGTTAGTGGTTCAAGCCCGCTTgcagctccaagggaggaggaggaggttgtctgctcccgtaaCGATGGAATCTCGAATACCCTTCCTaccctgggtcactatgagttggaatcgactctaaGGCGGTGGGTTTGGGGAGTTAAGTCTAGGCGCCCAATCCGGACCCACCCCGGGACcggctccctaggagaaagacctcgaaatctgctcctgtgaagatagaGCTTAGGAGCCTCCAGGGCACGTACACTCTCAAACTATGTCCCAACTAGAAGTAGAGTTGAAGGttgagactggggggggggggtgtctcaacCCAAGACCTTCCTGGGAAACCAGGATCACCAAACCCTGCCACTTA includes:
- the MOSPD3 gene encoding motile sperm domain-containing protein 3: MRRGALQDQALVGPGAPGRGSRGAPPPSGPVVPVLVFPPDLVFRADQRSGPRQLLTLYNPTGAALRFRVLCTAPAKYTVFDAEGYVKPQSCIDIVIRHVAPIPSHYDVQDRFRIELSEEGAEGRVVGRKDIPSVLRAPAYPLELQAGQDSAAPPSVPPGRTPHPPPTARHFQENAHPQLATSSFLLFLLTGIVAVAFLLLPLHDELGSQLPHILHVSLGQKLVAAYVLGLLTMVFLRT